One Arthrobacter sp. StoSoilB20 DNA segment encodes these proteins:
- a CDS encoding type IV toxin-antitoxin system AbiEi family antitoxin domain-containing protein, with amino-acid sequence MSQKQATALPQLGTLWRTQQLNELGLSSRAIGALVRQGDLLRVRQGCYIRRAAWDKQPDDVRGKQLIHAHAHGTLTTSNGGYVYSHTSAARLHGLFLWNVDQTIHVALPSNPSSERLGKDVRGHKLRLTPSQITTVEYLKVTDLERTTVDCARTLNYRQALIIMDHALRLGADKHLMHAHANSLSGRRGVRTLQRCLANADPLSESPGETLTRELLARLKLPMPAAQVEVQSRIGRHRMDFAWKKEKVALEFDGEVKYFRYERTDRVIFEERRREKALVEDGWSFIRVEWRDLFQEQEFKARVLKALRR; translated from the coding sequence ATGAGTCAGAAACAAGCTACCGCCCTCCCACAGCTGGGAACGCTCTGGCGCACCCAGCAGCTCAATGAACTGGGACTCAGTTCACGCGCAATCGGCGCACTGGTGCGGCAAGGTGACCTCCTCCGTGTGCGGCAAGGGTGCTATATACGTCGCGCGGCGTGGGACAAGCAGCCGGACGACGTCCGGGGAAAGCAACTGATCCACGCGCATGCACACGGAACGTTAACCACGTCCAACGGTGGCTACGTCTACAGCCACACGTCCGCGGCCAGGCTGCACGGGCTGTTTCTTTGGAACGTGGATCAAACCATCCACGTCGCGCTTCCGTCCAACCCATCCAGCGAGCGACTCGGCAAGGATGTTCGCGGACACAAGCTGCGATTGACTCCCTCGCAGATCACCACAGTGGAGTACCTAAAGGTCACCGATCTGGAACGAACCACCGTGGACTGTGCCAGGACCCTGAACTATAGGCAAGCGTTGATCATCATGGACCACGCACTGCGGCTCGGAGCGGACAAGCATCTCATGCACGCCCACGCGAATTCCTTGTCCGGACGCCGAGGAGTCCGAACCCTGCAGAGGTGCTTGGCTAATGCTGACCCCCTGTCCGAATCCCCTGGGGAGACTTTGACCCGCGAACTGCTTGCCCGCCTCAAATTGCCCATGCCCGCGGCTCAGGTGGAGGTGCAAAGCAGGATTGGCCGCCACCGGATGGACTTCGCATGGAAAAAGGAAAAGGTTGCCCTTGAGTTCGACGGTGAGGTCAAGTATTTCAGGTACGAACGCACGGACCGCGTGATCTTTGAGGAACGACGCCGGGAAAAGGCACTTGTTGAGGACGGATGGTCCTTCATCCGCGTCGAATGGCGCGACCTTTTTCAGGAGCAGGAGTTCAAAGCGCGGGTTCTGAAGGCCCTCCGTAGGTGA
- a CDS encoding TetR family transcriptional regulator, which produces MAAKSEQTRQLVADVALKMFREIGFEKTTMRAIAQEAGVSVGNAYYYFGSKDELVQELYLQVQDEHAVVAAQALEGVHDLGGRLKAVLHTGIDVMAPYHQFGADFIATAIRPTSPVNPFGEASTAAREASLAIFRSAVEGSSPAVAKKLRGDLPELLWLAYMGVALFWVYDRSQGQRRTRKLIDGAAPLLARGLSLAKIPGVSKVFDDVLGLVRSVKEDS; this is translated from the coding sequence ATGGCAGCAAAGAGTGAGCAAACCCGCCAACTGGTAGCCGACGTCGCGCTGAAGATGTTCCGTGAGATCGGCTTCGAAAAGACCACCATGCGTGCCATCGCGCAGGAGGCCGGGGTGTCCGTGGGGAACGCCTATTACTACTTCGGCTCGAAAGATGAGCTCGTCCAGGAGCTCTACCTCCAGGTACAGGATGAGCACGCAGTCGTTGCAGCACAGGCACTGGAAGGCGTTCACGACCTCGGGGGCCGCCTGAAAGCAGTGCTGCACACCGGCATCGACGTCATGGCGCCCTACCACCAGTTCGGTGCCGATTTCATCGCGACGGCGATCCGGCCGACGTCGCCCGTCAACCCGTTCGGCGAGGCTTCCACCGCCGCCCGCGAGGCCTCGCTCGCGATCTTCCGGTCCGCCGTCGAAGGTTCCTCGCCCGCCGTCGCGAAGAAGCTGCGAGGGGATCTGCCCGAATTGTTGTGGCTGGCGTACATGGGCGTCGCACTGTTCTGGGTCTACGACCGCTCCCAAGGGCAGCGCCGCACGCGAAAGCTGATCGATGGCGCGGCTCCCCTTCTGGCTCGGGGCTTGTCCCTGGCGAAAATCCCCGGAGTCAGCAAAGTCTTCGACGACGTTCTGGGGCTCGTGCGCAGCGTCAAGGAAGACTCGTGA
- the tgt gene encoding tRNA guanosine(34) transglycosylase Tgt: protein MPGLAARQSEFSFSVGKRLTETCSPSDAQVDANGGAFLGRTGTITTPHGTIKTPAFIAVGTKATVKAVLPESIAELGAQAVLANAYHLYLQPGPEILDAAGGLGAFMNWSGPTFTDSGGFQVMSLGSGFKKVIDMKNVDSSGPDDAVAPGKERLAHIDDDGVWFKSHLNGDRHRFSPEISMQVQHQIGADIMFAFDELTTLQNSRAYQEESLERTRLWALRCLEEHAALTSSRAGKPYQALFGVIQGAQYEDLRRKACQDLGAMPFDGYGIGGALEKENLGTIVRWCNEELPENKPRHLLGISEPDDIFTAIENGADTFDCVSPTRVARNSAFYTPFGRFNLSGAKYKTDFGPLQDGCDCYTCLNYSRAYIHHLFKAKEMLSATLISIHNERFVVKMVDDARLAIESGDFFEFKAETLGRYYS, encoded by the coding sequence TTGCCTGGCTTGGCTGCCCGGCAATCGGAGTTCTCGTTCTCGGTGGGCAAGCGCCTGACGGAAACGTGTTCGCCGTCGGACGCCCAAGTGGACGCCAACGGCGGCGCTTTCCTTGGCCGCACCGGCACCATCACCACCCCGCACGGGACCATCAAGACGCCCGCCTTCATTGCCGTCGGGACCAAAGCGACCGTCAAAGCCGTGCTCCCGGAGTCCATTGCCGAACTCGGTGCACAGGCTGTCCTTGCCAACGCCTACCACCTCTACTTGCAGCCGGGACCTGAAATCCTCGACGCCGCCGGCGGACTCGGTGCGTTCATGAACTGGTCGGGCCCCACCTTCACCGACTCCGGTGGATTCCAGGTCATGAGCCTTGGCTCCGGGTTCAAAAAAGTGATTGACATGAAGAACGTGGATTCTTCCGGGCCCGACGACGCAGTGGCGCCCGGCAAGGAACGGCTCGCCCACATCGACGACGACGGCGTCTGGTTCAAATCCCACCTGAACGGGGACAGGCACCGTTTCTCCCCCGAGATTTCCATGCAGGTCCAGCACCAGATCGGAGCGGACATCATGTTCGCCTTCGATGAGCTCACCACGCTGCAGAACTCGCGGGCGTACCAGGAGGAATCCCTCGAGCGCACGCGGCTCTGGGCCTTGCGCTGCCTGGAAGAGCACGCTGCGTTGACGTCATCCCGTGCGGGCAAGCCATACCAGGCTTTGTTCGGCGTGATCCAGGGCGCCCAGTACGAGGACCTGCGGCGCAAGGCCTGCCAGGATCTGGGGGCCATGCCGTTTGACGGGTACGGGATCGGCGGGGCGTTGGAGAAGGAAAACCTTGGCACGATTGTGCGCTGGTGCAACGAGGAACTGCCCGAAAACAAGCCGCGCCACCTGCTGGGTATCTCCGAACCGGATGACATCTTCACGGCCATCGAGAACGGCGCCGACACCTTTGACTGTGTCTCCCCCACACGGGTGGCGCGGAACTCTGCGTTCTACACGCCGTTTGGCCGGTTCAACTTGTCCGGGGCCAAGTACAAGACCGATTTCGGCCCCCTGCAGGACGGCTGCGACTGCTACACCTGCCTGAACTATTCGCGGGCCTACATCCACCACCTGTTCAAGGCCAAGGAAATGCTCTCGGCAACCCTGATCTCCATCCACAACGAGCGCTTCGTGGTGAAGATGGTGGACGACGCCCGCTTGGCCATCGAATCCGGGGATTTCTTCGAGTTCAAGGCCGAGACCTTGGGGCGGTACTACTCCTAG
- a CDS encoding queuosine precursor transporter yields the protein MPSPSGSSTLSKPAPRFASIGSPYFGIMLAIMAVVLILSNIGASKGVVLGPIITDGGFFLFPIAYILGDVMSEVYGFKVARKAIITSFALSVFASLCYWIIIVLPGFSDEYGTSKQAAIEGALGPVPQIVLASLLAFLAGQTINSWILVRMKARTGEKSLWARLMGSSVVGELVDTLIFCSIAASVIGITDFGSFLNYALAGFVYKTAVEFLFVPVTVLVVGWIKKREPSYGAAAA from the coding sequence ATGCCCTCGCCCTCAGGCTCCAGTACTTTGAGCAAGCCCGCGCCGCGCTTCGCTTCGATCGGCTCCCCGTATTTCGGCATCATGCTGGCCATCATGGCCGTGGTGCTGATCCTGTCCAACATCGGCGCTTCCAAAGGGGTGGTTCTCGGACCGATCATCACCGATGGCGGGTTCTTCCTGTTCCCGATCGCGTACATCCTGGGCGATGTGATGAGCGAGGTTTATGGCTTCAAAGTTGCGCGCAAGGCCATCATTACCTCGTTCGCACTCTCGGTGTTTGCCTCCCTCTGCTACTGGATCATCATTGTGCTCCCCGGCTTCAGCGACGAGTACGGCACAAGCAAGCAGGCCGCCATCGAAGGTGCGCTTGGACCCGTACCGCAGATCGTTCTCGCCTCGCTGCTGGCCTTCCTTGCCGGACAGACCATCAACTCCTGGATCCTGGTGAGGATGAAGGCCCGCACCGGTGAAAAGAGCCTGTGGGCACGACTCATGGGCTCCTCCGTGGTGGGCGAATTGGTGGACACCCTGATCTTCTGCAGCATCGCGGCGTCGGTCATCGGCATCACGGACTTCGGCTCATTCCTGAATTACGCCCTGGCTGGTTTCGTCTACAAGACGGCCGTGGAGTTCCTGTTCGTACCCGTTACCGTGCTGGTGGTCGGCTGGATCAAGAAGCGCGAGCCGAGCTACGGGGCAGCGGCAGCCTAG